In Arsenicicoccus dermatophilus, a genomic segment contains:
- the cobN gene encoding cobaltochelatase subunit CobN, translated as MTLALLSTSDTDLRSARAAEGPVDWRHANPARLPLDELDAFVEGTDLVVVRLLGGRRAWEDGLHRLLAGPRPVVVLTGEQAPDAELMSISTVPAGVAAQAHAYLAHGGATNLAELAAFLSDTVLLTGHGFAQPAAAPAWGSLGCTGACAAIPAADRSQCGVSTCRAWGYAETDDRPCVAVLYYRAHHMSGNTQFVTDLCDALDAAGARPLPLYVASLRTPEPELMATLRQADAVITTVLAAGGSTPAAAQAGGDEGAWDAGALADLDVPIIQGLCLTSSREEWLANDDGTTPLDSATQVAVPEFDGRLISVPFSFKEIDEDGLPVYVADAERCRRVAGIAHAHARLRHVPVGERRIALVLSAYPTKHARIGNAVGLDTPASTLAMLRALHEAGYDVGPTSGEGALPGLESGDGDELIHAIIARGGYDQAWLTEDELAANPLRVKGADYVRWFEKVDPALRAEIEEKWGPAPGEMYLDGSRAGRGETGDLVYAGLQAGNVVILVQPPRGFGENPIAIYHDPDLAPSHHYVGAYRWLEADREDGGFGAHAIVHVGKHGNLEWLPGKGAAMAADCAPDAILGNLPLVYPFLVNDPGEGTQAKRRAHATLVDHLVPPMTRADSYGDIARLEQLLDEYAMVSAMDPAKAPAVRQQIWTLLQAARLDHDLGLTGRVDLDDDEAFDDLVLHIDGWLCEIKDVQIRGGLHVLGLEPTGEARVSLVLAMLQATQIWGGDRALPGLRTALGLDEGARKRGETDAVEAHARVLVEALEERGWDRDQVDEVIARTELPPDADLEALRSVLAFACAEVVPRLAGTAHEVDAVLRALDGRFIPSGPSGSPLRGLVNVLPTGRNFYSVDPRAIPSRLAYETGVGLAESLVRRYQEDKGEFPASVGLSLWGTSAMRTSGDDIGEALALMGIRPVWDDASRRITSLEPVPLTELGRPRVDVTLRISGFFRDAFPHATALLDDAVRLAASLDEPADQNFVRAHVQADLAEGTEERKATTRIFGSRPGTYGAGLLQLIDSRDWRTDADLAEVYEVWGGYAYGRDLAGVPARDEMRTAYRRIRVAAKNIDTREHDIADSDDYFQYHGGMVAAVRSLTGEAPEAYIGDSTRPDHVATRTLVEETSRVFRARVVNPKWMSAMRQHGYKGAFEMAATVDYLFGYDATTGVVADWMYDRLTKEYVLDETNREFLAQANPWALHGMAERLLEAVERGMWAEPDPEVLAELRAAYLDAEGDLEGDDD; from the coding sequence GTGACCCTGGCTCTGCTGTCGACGTCGGACACCGACCTGCGCAGCGCGCGCGCCGCCGAGGGCCCCGTGGACTGGCGGCACGCCAACCCGGCCCGCCTGCCCCTGGACGAGCTCGACGCCTTCGTCGAGGGCACCGACCTGGTCGTGGTGCGGCTGCTCGGTGGGCGGCGCGCCTGGGAGGACGGCCTGCACCGGCTCCTGGCCGGCCCCCGCCCGGTCGTCGTGCTCACCGGCGAGCAGGCCCCGGACGCCGAGCTCATGTCCATCTCCACGGTCCCCGCCGGGGTGGCGGCCCAGGCGCACGCCTACCTCGCGCACGGCGGCGCCACCAACCTCGCCGAGCTCGCGGCCTTCCTGTCCGACACCGTGCTCCTCACCGGTCACGGTTTCGCCCAGCCTGCCGCGGCCCCCGCCTGGGGCTCCCTGGGCTGCACCGGTGCCTGCGCGGCGATCCCGGCCGCCGACCGCTCCCAGTGCGGGGTCTCGACCTGCCGGGCCTGGGGGTATGCCGAGACCGACGACCGCCCGTGCGTGGCGGTGCTGTACTACCGCGCCCACCACATGAGCGGGAACACGCAGTTCGTCACCGACCTGTGCGACGCCCTCGACGCCGCCGGCGCCCGGCCGCTGCCGCTCTACGTCGCGTCCCTGCGCACCCCCGAGCCCGAGCTGATGGCCACGCTGCGCCAGGCCGACGCCGTGATCACCACCGTGCTCGCCGCGGGCGGCTCGACCCCGGCGGCCGCGCAGGCCGGTGGCGACGAGGGCGCCTGGGACGCCGGTGCCCTCGCCGACCTCGACGTCCCGATCATCCAGGGCCTGTGCCTGACCTCCTCCCGGGAGGAGTGGCTCGCCAACGACGACGGCACGACGCCGCTGGACTCGGCGACCCAGGTGGCGGTGCCGGAGTTCGACGGCCGCCTGATCTCGGTGCCCTTCTCCTTCAAGGAGATCGACGAGGACGGGCTGCCCGTCTACGTCGCGGACGCCGAGCGCTGCCGCCGGGTCGCGGGGATCGCCCACGCCCACGCCCGGCTGCGGCACGTCCCGGTGGGCGAGCGGCGGATCGCGCTGGTCCTGTCGGCATACCCCACGAAGCACGCCCGGATCGGCAACGCCGTCGGCCTGGACACGCCCGCGTCGACCCTGGCGATGCTGCGGGCGCTGCACGAGGCGGGCTACGACGTGGGCCCGACGTCCGGGGAGGGCGCGCTGCCCGGCCTGGAGTCCGGAGACGGCGACGAGCTGATCCACGCGATCATCGCCCGCGGCGGCTACGACCAGGCCTGGCTCACCGAGGACGAGCTCGCGGCCAATCCCTTGCGGGTCAAGGGCGCCGACTACGTCCGGTGGTTCGAGAAGGTCGACCCGGCGCTGCGCGCCGAGATCGAGGAGAAGTGGGGTCCGGCCCCCGGCGAGATGTACCTCGACGGCTCGCGGGCGGGCCGCGGCGAGACCGGCGACCTGGTGTATGCCGGGCTCCAGGCCGGCAACGTCGTGATCCTCGTGCAGCCGCCCCGCGGCTTCGGGGAGAACCCGATCGCGATCTACCACGACCCCGACCTCGCGCCCTCCCACCACTACGTCGGGGCCTACCGCTGGCTCGAGGCGGACCGCGAGGACGGCGGCTTCGGGGCGCACGCGATCGTGCACGTCGGCAAGCACGGCAACCTGGAGTGGCTGCCCGGCAAGGGCGCCGCGATGGCCGCGGACTGCGCCCCCGACGCGATCCTCGGCAACCTGCCGCTGGTCTATCCCTTCCTGGTCAACGACCCGGGCGAGGGCACCCAGGCCAAGCGCCGGGCCCACGCCACCCTCGTCGACCACCTGGTGCCGCCGATGACCCGGGCGGACTCCTACGGCGACATCGCGCGTCTGGAGCAGCTGCTCGACGAGTACGCCATGGTCAGCGCCATGGACCCGGCCAAGGCTCCCGCGGTGCGCCAGCAGATCTGGACCCTGCTGCAGGCCGCCCGGCTGGACCACGACCTCGGCCTGACAGGTCGCGTGGACCTGGACGACGACGAGGCCTTCGACGACCTGGTCCTGCACATCGACGGCTGGCTGTGCGAGATCAAGGACGTGCAGATCCGCGGCGGCCTGCACGTGCTGGGCCTGGAGCCCACCGGCGAGGCGCGGGTGTCGCTGGTGCTCGCGATGCTGCAGGCCACCCAGATCTGGGGCGGCGACCGGGCCCTGCCTGGCCTGCGCACCGCCCTCGGGCTCGACGAGGGCGCCCGCAAGCGCGGCGAGACCGACGCCGTGGAGGCCCACGCCCGGGTCCTGGTGGAGGCGCTCGAGGAGCGCGGCTGGGACCGGGACCAGGTCGACGAGGTCATCGCCCGGACCGAGCTGCCCCCGGACGCCGACCTCGAGGCCCTGCGGTCCGTGCTGGCCTTCGCCTGCGCGGAGGTCGTCCCGCGCCTGGCCGGCACCGCCCACGAGGTCGACGCCGTGCTCCGGGCCCTGGACGGGCGGTTCATCCCCTCCGGCCCCTCCGGGTCGCCCCTGCGCGGCCTGGTCAACGTGCTGCCGACGGGGCGCAACTTCTACTCCGTCGACCCGCGCGCCATCCCGAGCCGGCTGGCCTACGAGACCGGCGTGGGTCTGGCCGAGTCCCTGGTGCGCCGCTACCAGGAGGACAAGGGCGAGTTCCCGGCCAGCGTCGGACTGTCGCTGTGGGGGACCTCGGCGATGCGCACCTCCGGAGACGACATCGGCGAGGCCCTGGCGCTCATGGGGATCCGCCCGGTGTGGGACGACGCGTCCCGCCGGATCACCTCCCTGGAGCCGGTGCCGCTGACCGAGCTCGGGCGGCCGCGCGTGGACGTGACCCTGCGCATCTCCGGCTTCTTCCGCGACGCCTTCCCGCACGCCACCGCCCTGCTCGACGACGCGGTCCGGCTGGCCGCCTCCCTCGACGAGCCCGCCGACCAGAACTTCGTCCGCGCCCACGTGCAGGCCGACCTGGCCGAGGGCACCGAGGAGCGCAAGGCCACCACACGCATCTTCGGGTCCCGCCCCGGGACCTACGGCGCGGGCCTGCTGCAGCTCATCGACTCCCGCGACTGGCGCACCGACGCCGACCTCGCCGAGGTCTACGAGGTGTGGGGCGGCTATGCCTACGGTCGTGACCTGGCCGGGGTGCCCGCCCGCGACGAGATGCGCACGGCCTACCGCCGGATCCGGGTGGCGGCCAAGAACATCGACACCCGCGAGCACGACATCGCCGACAGCGACGACTACTTCCAGTACCACGGCGGGATGGTGGCCGCGGTGCGCTCGCTCACGGGGGAGGCACCGGAGGCCTACATCGGCGACTCGACCCGGCCGGACCACGTCGCGACCCGCACGCTCGTCGAGGAGACCTCCCGGGTCTTCCGCGCCCGCGTGGTCAACCCCAAGTGGATGTCGGCGATGCGGCAGCACGGCTACAAGGGCGCCTTCGAGATGGCGGCGACGGTGGACTACCTCTTCGGCTACGACGCCACCACCGGGGTGGTCGCCGACTGGATGTACGACCGGCTCACCAAGGAGTACGTCCTCGACGAGACCAACCGCGAGTTCCTGGCGCAGGCCAACCCCTGGGCCTTGCACGGCATGGCCGAGCGGCTGCTGGAGGCGGTCGAGCGCGGGATGTGGGCCGAGCCCGACCCGGAGGTGCTCGCCGAGCTGCGCGCGGCCTACCTCGACGCCGAGGGCGACCTGGAGGGCGACGATGACTGA
- a CDS encoding precorrin-8X methylmutase yields MTQDYIKDGAEIYRQSFATIRREADLSGLPDDIAYVAARMVHACGQIDLVDDLAYSPDVVRRARAALQAGAPILCDAHMVASGVTRTRLPADNEVICLLRDERVPALARQIGNTRSAAALDLWGDRLDGAVVAIGNAPTALFHLLDLLEQTSARPAAVVGIPVGFIGAAESKVALADNTLGLDYLVVHGRRGGSAITCGALNAIASEVE; encoded by the coding sequence GTGACGCAGGACTACATCAAGGACGGCGCCGAGATCTATCGGCAGTCCTTCGCGACCATCCGCCGCGAGGCCGACCTGTCCGGCCTGCCCGACGACATCGCCTACGTCGCGGCCCGGATGGTCCACGCGTGCGGGCAGATCGACCTGGTGGACGACCTGGCCTACTCCCCCGACGTGGTCCGCAGGGCCCGTGCCGCGCTGCAGGCCGGCGCCCCGATCCTGTGCGACGCCCACATGGTCGCCTCCGGGGTCACCCGCACCCGCCTGCCCGCCGACAACGAGGTGATCTGCCTGCTGCGCGACGAGCGGGTCCCCGCGCTGGCCAGGCAGATCGGCAACACCCGCTCCGCCGCCGCCCTCGACCTGTGGGGCGACCGGCTGGACGGCGCGGTCGTCGCCATCGGCAACGCCCCGACCGCCCTGTTCCACCTGCTGGACCTGCTGGAGCAGACCTCGGCGCGCCCCGCCGCGGTCGTCGGCATACCGGTCGGCTTCATCGGTGCCGCCGAGTCCAAGGTCGCCCTGGCCGACAACACCCTCGGCCTGGACTACCTCGTGGTCCACGGCCGACGCGGCGGCTCGGCCATCACCTGCGGCGCGCTCAACGCGATCGCCAGCGAGGTCGAGTGA
- the cobJ gene encoding precorrin-3B C(17)-methyltransferase, with protein MTGRLIGVGLGPGDPELLTLKAIRAIEAADVVAYHAARHGRSTARKIADPYLREGVLEELLVYPATTEDVSDYDALLDAFYEQCRDRLAAHLDAGRTVAVISLGDPMTYSSYQHLHQRLAGSYDTTVIPGVTSITAAAAAAGVPLVEDTELLTVIPGTLSADELDAAIAGTDTAVIMKLGRTFAGVRAALERCGRLDDAVYVERATMERERHLPARDVDPEQVPYFSVVLLPSRMGRRPAPLPPVGADVPLGSVTVVGTGPAGAPWQTPEVRGVLATATDLVGYVTYVDRVPVRPWQVRHNSDNKVESERAAFALDLARRGRRVVVVSSGDPGVFAMATAVLEVASEEGYQDIPVRVCPGMTAAHAAAARAGAPLGHDYATISLSDRLKPWSIISERVRAALAADLVVAIYNPASRSRRDQVVRLKELALSLRPASTPVVVARDVGGPTEQVRVMRLADLPTDEVDMRTLLLIGSSQTQLVERRPGGEPQVVAWTPRRYPD; from the coding sequence ATGACCGGCCGGCTGATCGGCGTCGGCCTCGGCCCCGGTGACCCGGAGCTGCTGACGCTCAAGGCGATCCGCGCGATCGAGGCGGCCGACGTGGTGGCCTACCACGCGGCCCGGCACGGGCGGTCCACCGCCCGCAAGATCGCGGACCCCTACCTGCGCGAGGGTGTGCTCGAGGAGCTGCTCGTCTATCCCGCGACCACCGAGGACGTCAGCGACTACGACGCGCTGCTGGATGCTTTCTACGAGCAGTGCCGCGACCGGCTCGCGGCCCACCTGGACGCCGGACGCACCGTGGCCGTCATCTCGCTCGGCGACCCGATGACCTACTCCTCCTACCAGCACCTGCACCAACGGCTGGCCGGGTCCTACGACACGACGGTCATCCCTGGCGTCACCTCGATCACGGCCGCCGCCGCCGCGGCCGGGGTGCCCCTGGTGGAGGACACCGAGCTGCTCACCGTCATCCCCGGCACCCTGTCGGCGGACGAGCTCGACGCCGCGATCGCGGGCACCGACACCGCGGTGATCATGAAGCTCGGCCGCACCTTCGCCGGGGTGCGCGCCGCCCTGGAGCGGTGCGGCCGCCTCGACGACGCGGTCTACGTCGAGCGGGCCACCATGGAGCGGGAGCGTCACCTCCCCGCGCGGGACGTGGACCCCGAGCAGGTGCCGTACTTCTCGGTCGTGCTGCTCCCCTCCCGGATGGGACGCCGGCCCGCTCCCCTGCCCCCCGTCGGCGCGGACGTGCCGCTCGGCTCGGTCACCGTGGTCGGCACCGGCCCGGCCGGAGCCCCCTGGCAGACCCCCGAGGTGCGCGGTGTGCTCGCCACCGCGACGGACCTCGTCGGCTACGTCACGTACGTCGACCGGGTGCCGGTGCGGCCCTGGCAGGTGCGCCACAACTCCGACAACAAGGTCGAGTCCGAGCGGGCGGCCTTCGCCCTGGACCTGGCCCGGCGCGGTCGCCGCGTCGTCGTGGTCTCCTCCGGCGACCCCGGCGTCTTCGCGATGGCCACCGCCGTCCTGGAGGTCGCCTCCGAGGAGGGCTACCAGGACATCCCGGTCCGCGTCTGCCCCGGTATGACGGCCGCTCACGCGGCGGCGGCTCGCGCGGGCGCTCCGCTCGGGCACGACTACGCCACCATCTCCTTGTCCGACCGGCTGAAGCCCTGGTCGATCATCTCCGAGCGCGTGCGGGCCGCCCTCGCGGCCGACCTGGTCGTGGCGATCTACAACCCCGCCTCCCGCTCGCGCCGCGACCAGGTGGTCCGGCTCAAGGAGCTCGCCCTGTCGCTGCGCCCGGCGTCCACGCCCGTCGTGGTGGCCCGGGACGTGGGCGGCCCCACCGAGCAGGTGCGTGTGATGCGGCTCGCCGACCTCCCGACGGACGAGGTCGACATGCGCACGCTGCTGCTCATCGGGTCCTCGCAGACCCAGCTGGTGGAGCGCCGTCCCGGCGGGGAGCCCCAGGTCGTGGCCTGGACCCCGCGCCGCTACCCCGACTGA